A stretch of the Clostridiales bacterium genome encodes the following:
- a CDS encoding SIMPL domain-containing protein (The SIMPL domain is named for its presence in mouse protein SIMPL (signalling molecule that associates with mouse pelle-like kinase). Bacterial member BP26, from Brucella, was shown to assemble into a channel-like structure, while YggE from E. coli has been associated with resistance to oxidative stress.), with protein sequence MRKLTALILALMVLAASAAALADTEITVSGEGNILVSADTAVVNIGVNIRDKNALKAQQHANEVIAAVRKTLTENGIAAEDINTGYVELFTIYDYDYSSGSDAVSMYTANSMLAIQLKDMTQVGKVIDLAFGAGANSLNGVSFSASDTDAARKEALKAAVEQARVKAEVLAEAAGLKITGIEAINEGGTYSFDSGLNNFRSKGMADEAAVAETVVQAAKIQVNSTVNITFKAE encoded by the coding sequence ATGCGTAAACTGACTGCTTTGATTCTGGCCCTGATGGTGCTGGCGGCAAGCGCCGCGGCCCTGGCGGATACGGAGATTACAGTTTCCGGAGAAGGAAACATCCTGGTGTCGGCAGATACCGCTGTGGTGAACATCGGCGTGAATATCCGCGACAAGAACGCGCTGAAAGCGCAGCAGCACGCGAATGAAGTGATTGCCGCGGTGCGGAAAACCCTGACGGAGAACGGGATTGCCGCAGAGGACATCAACACCGGATATGTGGAGCTGTTTACCATCTATGATTATGACTACAGCTCCGGTTCAGACGCGGTGAGCATGTACACGGCAAATTCCATGCTGGCAATCCAGCTGAAGGACATGACCCAGGTGGGCAAGGTGATTGACCTGGCATTCGGCGCAGGCGCGAATTCACTGAATGGCGTTTCTTTCTCCGCTTCCGATACGGACGCGGCCCGGAAGGAAGCACTGAAGGCAGCCGTGGAGCAGGCCCGTGTTAAGGCGGAAGTGCTGGCGGAAGCGGCCGGCCTGAAGATTACCGGGATCGAAGCCATCAACGAAGGCGGGACCTACAGCTTTGACAGCGGCCTGAACAATTTCCGCTCCAAGGGGATGGCGGATGAAGCCGCTGTGGCAGAGACTGTGGTGCAGGCCGCGAAGATCCAGGTCAACTCCACGGTGAACATCACCTTCAAGGCGGAATAA
- the deoC gene encoding deoxyribose-phosphate aldolase, which translates to MKYTATQVAGMVDHTNLKAFASTEDIRKLCAEAAANGFKSVCVNPVFVKFCREQLAGTGVLTCTVISFPLGQTTIAEKVNEAENAVADGCQEFDYVLNVGKLKEHDYAYIEEEMAALTAVARKTGTAVKVIFETCYLADEEIAEAAKIASRVKPDFIKTSTGFGTGGATAAHVELMHANCGPDVCVKASGGIRSWAEAKAMLDAGASRLGVSAGMKIISELKEQEG; encoded by the coding sequence ATGAAATATACTGCCACGCAGGTCGCCGGTATGGTGGATCATACCAATCTGAAAGCGTTCGCGTCTACGGAAGATATCCGGAAGCTGTGCGCGGAAGCCGCTGCCAACGGCTTCAAGTCCGTCTGTGTCAATCCCGTGTTTGTGAAATTTTGCCGGGAACAGCTGGCCGGCACCGGGGTGCTGACCTGTACGGTGATCTCCTTCCCCCTGGGGCAGACCACCATTGCGGAAAAGGTGAACGAAGCGGAGAATGCCGTGGCGGACGGCTGCCAGGAATTTGACTATGTCCTGAATGTCGGAAAGCTGAAGGAGCATGACTACGCCTATATTGAGGAAGAGATGGCCGCTCTCACTGCCGTTGCCCGGAAAACCGGTACCGCGGTCAAGGTGATTTTCGAAACCTGCTACCTCGCCGATGAGGAAATCGCCGAGGCGGCAAAGATCGCCTCCCGCGTAAAGCCGGACTTCATCAAAACGAGCACGGGTTTCGGCACCGGCGGTGCCACCGCCGCCCATGTGGAACTGATGCACGCCAACTGCGGACCGGATGTATGCGTCAAGGCATCCGGCGGCATCCGCAGCTGGGCGGAAGCAAAAGCCATGCTGGATGCGGGAGCATCCCGCCTGGGTGTTTCCGCCGGAATGAAGATCATCTCCGAGCTGAAGGAGCAGGAAGGCTGA
- a CDS encoding 1,4-beta-xylanase: MDFLNAYTFGFCEKRGFTEREGWKDSLEKMARSTGCNAVILPVVAWQDHTYSTRIDTDTPDVISEEDVRRVCEHARALGLKIIIKAMVNCRDGYWRAYIHFFDHEVEGEARWSDWFRPWTKFVCKAADMARENNADMFCAGCEMVGTNHREAEWRQLLAEVRKHYSGPVTYNCDKYQEDPITWWDAVDVISSSGYYPIDRLDDNMERIRKVAEKFGKPFMFMECGCPARNGSEYRPNDWAFGGETDPEAQNKWYRAFTEALRRHPFVRGTGWWDWPGSRLYPEEAGKNHNGYCTWGKPANEILRAFSKVCR; the protein is encoded by the coding sequence ATGGATTTCCTGAATGCTTACACATTCGGCTTCTGCGAAAAACGCGGGTTTACAGAACGGGAAGGCTGGAAGGATTCGCTGGAGAAGATGGCCCGGTCCACCGGCTGCAATGCGGTGATCCTGCCCGTTGTTGCCTGGCAGGACCACACCTATTCCACCCGGATTGATACGGATACCCCGGACGTGATTTCCGAAGAGGATGTACGGCGTGTATGCGAACACGCACGCGCCCTGGGCCTGAAAATCATCATCAAGGCCATGGTCAACTGCCGGGACGGATACTGGCGGGCATATATCCATTTCTTTGACCATGAAGTGGAGGGAGAAGCCCGCTGGAGCGACTGGTTCCGGCCATGGACCAAGTTTGTCTGCAAGGCAGCGGATATGGCGCGGGAAAACAATGCCGATATGTTCTGCGCCGGATGTGAGATGGTCGGCACCAACCACCGGGAGGCGGAATGGCGGCAGCTGCTGGCAGAAGTGCGGAAGCACTACAGCGGCCCGGTGACGTACAACTGCGACAAATACCAGGAGGATCCAATCACCTGGTGGGACGCGGTCGACGTCATCTCTTCCTCCGGGTATTATCCGATCGACCGGCTGGACGACAACATGGAGCGGATCCGGAAAGTAGCAGAAAAGTTCGGCAAGCCGTTCATGTTTATGGAGTGCGGATGCCCCGCGCGCAACGGAAGCGAATACCGGCCGAACGACTGGGCATTTGGCGGGGAGACTGATCCGGAAGCCCAGAACAAATGGTACCGGGCGTTCACCGAAGCGCTGAGACGGCATCCGTTTGTCCGCGGCACCGGCTGGTGGGACTGGCCGGGAAGCCGGCTATATCCGGAAGAGGCCGGGAAGAACCATAACGGATACTGTACCTGGGGAAAACCGGCCAATGAAATCCTCAGGGCATTTTCGAAAGTTTGCCGGTAA
- a CDS encoding sigma-70 family RNA polymerase sigma factor: MPDSETVYLQYRDMVYGYLFRQCQSHDLAEELTQETFYQALKKWNAFRGQSDIGTWLCSIARNQYYQVLRKKKELPAENPDRESAPDFAEMVINRGIAIDAYKALHHLPEPYREVFSLRTFSDLNYREISEVFGKTESWARVTCYRAKQMLQEELKGAETHE; encoded by the coding sequence GTGCCGGATTCCGAAACAGTATACCTGCAATACAGGGATATGGTATACGGATATCTGTTCAGGCAGTGCCAGAGCCATGACCTTGCGGAAGAGCTCACGCAGGAGACATTTTACCAGGCGCTGAAAAAGTGGAACGCGTTCCGGGGACAAAGCGACATCGGTACATGGCTGTGCTCGATTGCCCGGAACCAGTATTACCAGGTACTCCGGAAGAAAAAGGAGCTGCCTGCGGAGAATCCGGATCGGGAATCCGCACCGGACTTTGCGGAGATGGTGATCAACCGCGGTATCGCAATCGACGCATATAAAGCCCTTCATCACCTGCCGGAGCCCTACCGGGAAGTGTTTTCCCTGCGCACCTTCAGCGATCTCAATTACCGGGAAATATCCGAGGTTTTCGGCAAAACGGAAAGCTGGGCGCGGGTGACCTGCTACAGGGCAAAGCAGATGCTGCAGGAAGAACTGAAAGGAGCGGAAACGCATGAATAA
- a CDS encoding zf-HC2 domain-containing protein: MNKDCAMARDLMPLVIDNVASDESREFVENHMAGCDECCAVYEEMKKDIPAKTEQEKGSEQEVFSRAAGKLKRKKRLRILRNVLLGVLIGCIALFGSLVAFDRITQAREPIYYGFYSVYLSELKSGDIVFTMDYHGSFDELGAMVKSAVEKDETTGEEKNVLYVYLEKYRLNRKTEYARQNGGFMRISAKELQECDEIRQGVPSEYRTIWTKNVKIDQASEQMEEYYYWENIDRQLWDRAYETPDGKGFFASHEMHICEDLITAKQFAVESTVPEWQPRTEPLFHGGEIDQRTINWLLSELQDYGIDIGDPTPYGIPQPYDEPHSAE, encoded by the coding sequence ATGAATAAAGACTGTGCGATGGCCCGGGACCTGATGCCGCTGGTGATTGACAACGTAGCCAGCGATGAGAGCCGGGAATTTGTGGAGAACCATATGGCCGGGTGCGATGAATGCTGTGCGGTATATGAAGAGATGAAAAAGGACATTCCCGCAAAAACGGAACAGGAAAAGGGAAGCGAGCAGGAAGTCTTTTCCAGGGCAGCCGGCAAGCTGAAACGAAAAAAAAGACTGCGCATTCTGCGGAACGTCCTGCTGGGGGTGCTGATCGGGTGTATCGCACTTTTTGGCAGCCTGGTGGCTTTTGACAGGATTACCCAGGCCAGGGAACCGATTTATTACGGATTCTACAGCGTCTATCTGTCAGAACTGAAGAGCGGGGACATCGTTTTTACCATGGATTACCACGGAAGCTTCGATGAACTGGGAGCTATGGTGAAATCCGCGGTTGAGAAGGATGAAACAACCGGCGAAGAAAAGAATGTGCTGTATGTGTACTTGGAGAAATACCGGCTGAACCGGAAGACAGAATATGCCAGGCAGAACGGCGGCTTCATGAGAATCTCCGCCAAAGAGCTGCAGGAATGCGATGAAATCCGCCAGGGTGTGCCATCTGAGTACAGGACAATCTGGACAAAGAACGTGAAAATTGACCAAGCTTCCGAACAGATGGAAGAGTATTACTACTGGGAGAATATCGACCGCCAGTTATGGGATCGTGCGTATGAAACACCGGACGGAAAAGGCTTTTTCGCGAGTCACGAAATGCATATATGCGAAGACCTGATAACAGCAAAGCAATTTGCGGTTGAGAGCACTGTTCCGGAATGGCAGCCCAGGACCGAACCATTATTCCATGGGGGTGAAATTGACCAGAGAACAATCAACTGGCTGCTGTCGGAACTGCAGGATTACGGTATTGACATCGGAGATCCAACACCATACGGGATCCCCCAACCCTATGATGAACCGCACAGCGCAGAATAA
- a CDS encoding ADP-ribosylglycohydrolase family protein, with protein sequence MYGAILGDIIGEPYEFDRGNKSKNFPLFSSRPAYTDDSVMTIAVAEALMNTRGKKPEEIRRALVDSMREWGAAYPDAGYGGMFRWWLTAENPEPYGSFGNGSAMRVSPAGWLFDSLPETRAMARLTAEVTHNHPEGIKGAESVAAAIWLARHGSTKEDIRQYITREFGYDLSRTCDEIRPTYRHVESCQKTVPEAITAFLEGNSFEDVIRTAVSLGGDCDTLTCIAGSIAEAFYGVPAALKEKCVSILPEDMRSVLVCFDHMRGQA encoded by the coding sequence ATGTACGGAGCGATTCTGGGAGACATCATCGGGGAACCGTATGAGTTCGACCGGGGAAACAAATCCAAAAACTTTCCGCTGTTCAGCAGCCGGCCCGCATATACGGATGATTCTGTGATGACCATCGCCGTGGCGGAAGCGCTGATGAATACCCGCGGAAAGAAGCCGGAGGAAATCCGCCGGGCGCTGGTGGATTCCATGCGGGAATGGGGCGCCGCTTACCCCGATGCCGGATACGGCGGAATGTTCCGCTGGTGGCTGACTGCGGAAAACCCGGAGCCCTACGGCAGTTTCGGCAACGGATCCGCCATGCGCGTTTCCCCGGCCGGCTGGCTGTTTGATTCCCTGCCGGAAACCCGTGCGATGGCCCGCCTCACTGCGGAAGTCACCCATAACCATCCGGAAGGAATCAAGGGTGCGGAATCGGTCGCCGCAGCCATCTGGCTGGCACGTCATGGCAGTACAAAGGAGGATATCCGTCAGTATATCACCCGGGAGTTTGGTTACGATCTTTCCCGCACCTGCGATGAAATCCGTCCGACGTACCGTCATGTGGAAAGCTGCCAGAAAACCGTTCCGGAAGCCATCACAGCTTTCCTGGAGGGGAACAGCTTTGAGGATGTCATCCGTACCGCCGTTTCCCTCGGTGGGGACTGCGATACCCTCACCTGCATTGCCGGCAGCATTGCGGAAGCATTCTACGGCGTTCCGGCTGCCCTGAAGGAGAAATGCGTGTCCATCCTGCCGGAGGATATGCGTTCCGTGCTCGTATGCTTTGACCATATGCGCGGCCAGGCCTGA
- a CDS encoding HIRAN domain-containing protein, protein MKIYFTITGTQFRFGQEFMEKDMPVRLEKEPDNEHDQEAIKVMMEGLGQVGYVSNSPRTVLGKSWSAGRLYDKIGDTAEGTILYVLDNGVLCFLELPEAEAEEQQTAVSR, encoded by the coding sequence ATGAAGATCTACTTCACCATCACCGGCACGCAGTTCCGGTTCGGGCAGGAATTTATGGAAAAGGATATGCCGGTCCGTCTGGAGAAAGAACCTGATAATGAGCACGATCAGGAAGCCATCAAAGTCATGATGGAAGGGCTTGGCCAGGTCGGTTATGTGTCCAACAGCCCGCGCACTGTCCTGGGGAAAAGCTGGAGCGCCGGCCGCCTGTATGACAAAATCGGCGATACGGCCGAAGGCACCATCCTCTATGTGCTGGATAACGGCGTCCTCTGTTTCCTAGAATTGCCCGAAGCAGAGGCAGAAGAACAACAAACGGCAGTCAGCCGGTAA
- a CDS encoding WYL domain-containing transcriptional regulator: MPTESGKKIIILYILQILRRYTDADHTMTQQQIAEKLRDEYGLEVNRATVKRNIADLIDAGYDIQYTEVVRTHTDRKTGEKEENTVYTNLYFEHEFTEPELHMLIDGLLFSRSVPYKQRKQLIDKLGKLSSAYFNQRMNHVHCMSADSPQNPELFHTIDILDEAITAGKQVEITYNYYGTDMKLHPGMNADGTVKRQTLNPYQMVASEGRYYLICNNDHHDTVSNYRIDRITDIALLETPVKPKSQVEGLEDGLNLQDYVYQNLNMFSGKAEKVEFVTAKGAVSLIIDFFGRHVSFHEQEDGKVSCRLLVSTEAMKHWAVEHANIVRVVSPASLVEDIRTELRKAAALYEMNGNDE; the protein is encoded by the coding sequence ATGCCGACGGAAAGCGGAAAGAAGATTATTATCCTGTATATCCTGCAGATCCTGCGCCGGTATACGGATGCTGACCACACCATGACGCAGCAGCAGATTGCGGAAAAGCTTCGGGACGAATACGGGCTGGAAGTCAATCGCGCCACGGTGAAACGCAATATCGCGGACCTGATTGACGCCGGGTATGATATCCAGTACACAGAGGTCGTGCGGACCCATACAGACCGTAAGACCGGGGAAAAGGAAGAAAACACCGTATATACCAACCTGTACTTTGAGCATGAGTTTACCGAACCGGAGCTTCATATGCTGATTGACGGCCTGCTGTTTTCCCGCTCGGTGCCGTATAAGCAGCGGAAGCAGCTGATTGACAAGCTCGGAAAGCTCTCCAGCGCTTATTTCAACCAGCGGATGAACCATGTGCACTGCATGTCAGCGGATTCCCCGCAGAACCCGGAGCTGTTCCATACCATCGATATCCTGGATGAGGCAATTACAGCCGGGAAACAGGTTGAGATTACCTATAACTACTATGGAACGGACATGAAACTGCATCCCGGAATGAACGCAGACGGCACCGTGAAACGCCAGACGCTGAATCCCTACCAGATGGTGGCCAGTGAGGGGCGGTATTACCTGATCTGCAACAATGACCATCACGATACGGTTTCCAACTACCGCATTGACCGGATTACGGATATTGCCCTGCTGGAGACTCCGGTGAAACCGAAAAGCCAGGTTGAAGGGCTGGAAGACGGGCTGAATCTCCAGGACTATGTGTACCAGAACCTGAACATGTTTTCCGGAAAGGCGGAAAAGGTGGAATTTGTGACTGCGAAAGGTGCGGTCAGCCTGATCATTGACTTTTTCGGACGGCATGTTTCATTCCATGAGCAGGAAGACGGAAAAGTATCCTGCCGCCTGCTGGTGAGCACGGAGGCCATGAAACACTGGGCGGTGGAACACGCGAATATTGTACGGGTTGTATCGCCGGCCAGCCTGGTTGAGGATATCCGGACCGAGCTGAGGAAAGCGGCTGCCCTGTATGAAATGAACGGAAATGACGAATGA
- a CDS encoding lactate utilization protein encodes MNPAMNKRNELLAQTVIRGLKSRNMSGYYAPSREEALRIALELIPEGSSVTMGGAMSAHEVGLVDALKNGNYHFIDRDAYEDKRAAMLAAYDADVFLSSANAITSDGVMVNIDGNSNRVSAIAQGPKKVVFIVGMNKVCADIDGAIKRARNVAAPINAQRFALSTPCSKTGACMNCKSPDTICCQILITRYSRHTDRIHVILVNDSLGF; translated from the coding sequence ATGAATCCCGCAATGAACAAACGAAACGAACTGCTGGCCCAGACCGTGATCAGAGGACTGAAATCCCGCAATATGAGCGGGTATTACGCACCGTCTCGCGAGGAAGCACTGCGGATTGCGCTGGAACTGATCCCGGAAGGTTCGTCCGTAACAATGGGAGGCGCGATGAGCGCGCATGAGGTCGGACTGGTGGACGCGCTGAAGAACGGGAATTATCATTTTATTGACCGGGACGCATATGAAGACAAGCGGGCGGCAATGCTGGCCGCATACGACGCGGACGTATTCCTGAGCAGCGCGAATGCCATTACTTCCGACGGAGTGATGGTGAATATTGACGGAAATTCAAACCGGGTATCCGCGATTGCGCAGGGACCGAAAAAGGTGGTTTTCATTGTCGGGATGAACAAGGTGTGTGCTGATATTGACGGGGCGATCAAACGCGCCCGCAATGTAGCCGCACCGATCAATGCCCAACGGTTCGCCCTGAGCACACCGTGCTCCAAAACCGGCGCCTGCATGAACTGCAAGTCGCCGGATACGATCTGCTGCCAGATCCTGATCACGCGCTATTCCCGCCATACGGACCGGATTCATGTGATCCTGGTAAATGACAGCCTTGGTTTCTGA
- a CDS encoding phosphotransferase, whose translation MQIYEEDGKLVIQPSGSIRSDNAAELETEIRKAAAEHPRLPLVIDARGITYISSSGLRVLLALQKELPKAPVIRNVTPEVYDIFEVTGFNTLMDIRKKMREISVDNCREIGRGAIGTVYRYDGDTIVKVYKGGEEMIPVIRAERERARKAFLLGIPTAIPFDTVKAGDCYGAMFEMVNAENLNKQVIRDPEQIPGIIHRYVELLKSIHALEAAPGDLPDARRVFVTVAERMAGDIGKRNAGRVIKMLEAMPENRHILHGDAHLMNVMDSNGTLMMIDMDTLSTGDPVFEFGALYTSYISFSEDDPGNTLKFHGLSEETCTRIFSETLREYLGNPDEEAIKKARQKIALLGCLRFIDVLDKEFPDDALRKLRYRHTAEHIAELLPQIDSLTL comes from the coding sequence GTGCAGATCTATGAGGAAGATGGAAAGCTGGTTATCCAGCCTTCCGGTTCAATCCGGTCGGACAATGCGGCAGAGCTGGAAACAGAGATCCGGAAAGCCGCGGCGGAGCACCCCAGGCTGCCGCTGGTGATTGACGCGCGGGGGATTACCTACATCTCCAGCTCCGGGCTTCGCGTGCTGCTGGCCCTGCAGAAGGAACTGCCGAAGGCACCGGTGATCCGCAATGTCACACCGGAGGTATATGATATTTTTGAAGTAACCGGATTCAATACCCTGATGGATATCCGGAAAAAGATGCGGGAAATCTCCGTGGACAACTGCCGGGAGATCGGCCGGGGCGCCATCGGAACGGTATACCGGTATGACGGGGATACCATTGTGAAGGTGTACAAAGGCGGGGAAGAGATGATTCCCGTGATCCGTGCGGAACGGGAACGGGCACGCAAAGCCTTCCTGCTGGGCATTCCCACCGCGATCCCGTTTGATACGGTGAAGGCGGGAGACTGCTATGGGGCCATGTTTGAGATGGTCAACGCCGAGAACCTGAACAAGCAGGTAATCCGGGATCCGGAACAGATTCCGGGCATCATTCACCGGTATGTGGAACTGCTGAAATCCATTCACGCACTGGAAGCAGCCCCCGGGGATCTGCCGGATGCCCGCAGGGTTTTTGTGACGGTTGCAGAACGGATGGCCGGGGATATCGGGAAAAGAAACGCCGGAAGGGTGATCAAAATGCTGGAAGCGATGCCGGAAAACCGGCACATCCTGCACGGAGACGCCCACCTAATGAACGTGATGGATTCCAACGGAACCCTGATGATGATCGATATGGATACGCTGAGCACCGGAGATCCGGTGTTTGAGTTCGGAGCGCTCTATACGAGCTATATTTCATTCTCGGAGGATGATCCGGGCAATACGCTGAAATTCCACGGCCTTTCCGAAGAAACCTGTACCCGGATTTTCTCGGAAACCCTGCGGGAATACCTCGGCAATCCGGATGAAGAAGCAATCAAAAAAGCAAGGCAAAAGATTGCCCTGCTCGGCTGCCTGCGGTTTATTGATGTGCTGGACAAGGAATTCCCGGATGATGCCCTTCGGAAGCTGCGGTACCGCCATACTGCAGAACATATCGCGGAGCTGCTCCCACAGATTGATTCCCTGACACTGTAA
- a CDS encoding DUF2804 domain-containing protein, with protein MQHRITVPGPLLDESGHLIEKGYALSQIRQYDRSRVRASRFRLKEWDYYCICTDRFALALTVADNGYMTMDSISMLDFEKNSQVTTSRMSLPFIAKRDLPFSSASGNIRVCGKGYEIHFDNDGKSRHLYGQMDRFSGETGISFDVTLTDAPEETMVIATPFPKKPTAFYYNQKINCMRADGTVKFGDSVYQFDPSEDFGVLDWGRGVWTYDNTWYWGSASGIAGGVPFGFNIGYGFGDTSAASENMLFYNGKAHKLSQVKFEIPSADGKDDFMSPWKFSSDDGRFEMDFIPLMDRSAKIDLKLICSDQHQVFGRFSGTAVLDDGQKVVIKDLTGFAEKVRNKW; from the coding sequence ATGCAGCACCGCATCACTGTACCCGGCCCGCTCCTTGACGAAAGCGGACACCTGATCGAAAAAGGATACGCGCTCTCTCAGATCCGTCAGTATGACCGTTCACGTGTCAGGGCTTCCAGGTTCCGGCTGAAGGAATGGGATTATTACTGCATCTGTACAGATCGTTTTGCCCTGGCGCTTACCGTCGCCGATAACGGATACATGACGATGGACAGCATCTCCATGCTTGATTTTGAAAAGAACAGTCAGGTCACGACGTCCCGGATGTCCCTGCCGTTTATCGCGAAACGGGATCTCCCCTTCTCCTCCGCATCCGGCAATATCCGGGTCTGCGGAAAAGGGTATGAAATCCACTTTGACAATGACGGGAAATCGCGGCATCTTTACGGACAGATGGACCGTTTTTCCGGGGAAACCGGAATCTCGTTTGATGTCACGCTGACAGATGCGCCGGAAGAAACCATGGTCATCGCGACGCCCTTCCCGAAAAAGCCCACGGCTTTCTATTACAACCAGAAGATCAACTGCATGCGGGCGGATGGTACGGTAAAATTCGGAGACAGTGTATATCAGTTTGATCCTTCGGAGGATTTCGGCGTCCTGGACTGGGGCCGCGGAGTCTGGACGTATGACAATACCTGGTACTGGGGATCTGCCTCAGGCATTGCCGGCGGTGTGCCGTTTGGGTTCAACATCGGTTATGGTTTCGGCGACACCTCCGCCGCCAGCGAAAACATGCTGTTTTACAACGGAAAAGCGCATAAGCTTTCCCAGGTGAAATTTGAAATCCCATCCGCGGACGGAAAAGACGATTTCATGTCCCCGTGGAAGTTCAGCAGCGATGACGGCCGGTTTGAAATGGACTTCATCCCCCTGATGGACCGCAGCGCAAAAATAGACCTGAAGCTGATCTGTTCAGACCAGCACCAGGTCTTCGGCCGCTTTTCCGGAACAGCCGTCCTCGATGACGGGCAAAAGGTCGTAATAAAGGACCTTACCGGCTTTGCCGAGAAGGTCCGTAACAAGTGGTAA
- a CDS encoding ABC transporter ATP-binding protein produces MGDIVAVDDFNLRVHEGECFSFLGPSGCGKSTTLRMIAGFEDLTEGEIELCGRLVSSRKKNLYVPPEERGLGMVFQAFAVWPHMNVFENVAFPLRIQKVNKTDIERRVNEALHHTSLTGLEKAWPSDLSGGQQQRIALARAIVTNPKVMLLDEPLSNLDPKLRETMRFEIKALQRKFNFTIIFVTHDQSEAMAISDRMMVCDMGRIMQIDTPENLYNKPCNRFVHNFLGESTFINVVIQDGKAYPKGHMDQALNLSVPDDAAEEMVVATRPNEIALSGPDQDGYQTHVEKRIFLTDRTEYLVPVGDQLLKVQTPHRVTFAQGEACSVHLVEPMWYPADDAAAEKERARRQLV; encoded by the coding sequence CTGGGTGATATCGTGGCTGTGGATGATTTCAACCTGCGGGTGCACGAGGGAGAATGCTTTTCCTTCCTGGGGCCTTCCGGTTGTGGAAAATCCACTACCCTGCGGATGATTGCCGGATTTGAGGACCTGACGGAGGGTGAAATCGAACTCTGCGGCAGGCTAGTGTCCTCCCGCAAAAAGAATCTGTATGTGCCGCCCGAAGAGCGCGGCCTGGGCATGGTTTTCCAGGCATTCGCGGTCTGGCCGCATATGAACGTTTTTGAAAACGTAGCATTCCCCCTGCGCATTCAGAAGGTAAACAAAACGGATATTGAGCGCCGGGTGAATGAAGCCCTCCACCATACCAGCCTGACCGGTCTGGAAAAGGCATGGCCGAGTGATCTTTCAGGCGGTCAGCAGCAGCGTATTGCGCTGGCCCGTGCCATCGTTACCAATCCCAAGGTCATGCTTCTGGACGAACCGTTGTCCAACCTCGACCCGAAGCTGCGTGAAACCATGCGCTTTGAGATCAAGGCGCTGCAGCGCAAGTTCAATTTCACCATCATCTTCGTGACCCATGACCAGTCTGAAGCGATGGCAATCTCCGACCGGATGATGGTTTGTGATATGGGCAGGATCATGCAGATCGACACTCCTGAAAACCTGTACAACAAGCCCTGCAATCGTTTTGTCCACAACTTCCTCGGCGAGAGTACCTTTATCAATGTGGTTATTCAAGATGGCAAAGCCTATCCGAAAGGCCATATGGACCAGGCGCTCAACCTTTCCGTACCGGATGATGCTGCTGAAGAAATGGTCGTTGCAACTCGTCCGAATGAAATCGCGCTTTCCGGCCCCGATCAGGACGGCTACCAGACCCATGTGGAAAAACGTATTTTCCTGACAGATCGGACCGAATACCTCGTGCCTGTCGGAGACCAGCTGCTGAAGGTACAGACGCCCCACCGCGTCACTTTCGCCCAGGGGGAAGCCTGCAGTGTTCACCTGGTGGAACCGATGTGGTATCCTGCCGACGACGCGGCTGCGGAAAAGGAACGTGCACGCCGTCAGCTGGTGTAA